One part of the Mycolicibacterium aromaticivorans JS19b1 = JCM 16368 genome encodes these proteins:
- a CDS encoding PE-PPE domain-containing protein: protein MRKNLRTAARSAMVAVLATFATIVLAITSTITAAISLAAVALIVPGTGTPNPSLPPRGTNYMQNAVNYYIQPLDPACATVCTPEPVPYIAQFWPFPFSGWGGLNGAKWNVSVASGVQSLNDQIAAANTTDPGGDIVIFGYSQGATVSNLVKRQLADANGGVIPQRYSFVFIGDPNRPNGGLFERLAMLGTVPILDTTFGQPAPTDTTVLPAVNTTDIAFQYDGVADFPANPLNVLADLNALAGFWYVHGTYLAPKGTDPSTALPYGYTIPELETAMNCSQSPKNCQTYNDTLYITIPAKTLPIMQPLLDIGAATGTTAIIKPFVDLISPVTRVLIETGYDRSNYGQPTPLTIFTPINPVKLGVDLAKAAVQGIHDALGDLGVAVPAAPSAPASTPASTPATATTSAPAAQKAAPETVSKPVLGKATPKPSLTAKSDKPKTGAEVTSSGKPAKAGTAKSGKPAAASASGHGNSAKDAA, encoded by the coding sequence ATGCGTAAAAATCTCCGCACTGCCGCGCGCTCGGCGATGGTGGCCGTCCTGGCCACGTTCGCCACCATCGTTCTCGCTATCACCAGCACGATCACCGCGGCGATCAGCCTGGCGGCGGTGGCGCTGATCGTTCCCGGCACCGGCACGCCCAACCCGTCGCTGCCGCCGCGCGGCACTAACTACATGCAGAACGCAGTGAACTACTACATCCAGCCGCTGGATCCCGCCTGCGCGACAGTCTGCACTCCTGAGCCCGTCCCCTACATCGCACAGTTCTGGCCGTTCCCGTTCTCGGGCTGGGGCGGTCTCAACGGCGCGAAGTGGAACGTCTCGGTGGCCAGCGGCGTGCAGAGCCTCAACGACCAGATAGCCGCCGCCAACACGACCGATCCGGGCGGCGACATCGTGATCTTCGGCTACTCCCAGGGCGCGACGGTCTCCAACCTCGTCAAGCGTCAGCTGGCCGACGCCAACGGCGGTGTCATTCCGCAGCGCTATTCCTTCGTCTTCATCGGCGACCCCAACCGGCCCAACGGCGGCCTGTTCGAGCGGCTCGCCATGCTCGGCACGGTGCCGATCCTGGACACCACGTTCGGGCAGCCCGCGCCCACCGACACCACGGTGCTGCCGGCGGTGAACACCACCGACATCGCCTTCCAGTACGACGGCGTGGCCGATTTCCCGGCCAATCCGCTCAACGTTCTCGCCGATCTGAACGCGCTTGCCGGATTCTGGTACGTGCATGGAACGTACCTGGCGCCCAAGGGAACCGACCCGTCGACGGCGTTGCCCTATGGGTACACCATCCCTGAGCTCGAGACCGCGATGAACTGCTCGCAGAGCCCGAAGAACTGCCAGACCTACAACGACACGCTCTACATCACGATCCCGGCCAAGACACTGCCGATCATGCAGCCGCTGCTGGACATCGGCGCCGCGACCGGCACCACCGCGATCATCAAGCCGTTCGTCGACCTGATCTCGCCGGTTACCCGTGTGCTGATCGAAACCGGTTATGACCGAAGCAATTACGGGCAGCCGACACCCTTGACGATCTTCACGCCGATCAATCCGGTGAAGCTGGGCGTCGATCTCGCCAAGGCCGCCGTGCAGGGTATCCACGACGCGCTCGGCGACCTCGGTGTGGCGGTCCCCGCGGCGCCGTCCGCGCCGGCCTCGACCCCGGCGAGCACGCCGGCCACTGCGACCACCAGCGCGCCTGCCGCTCAGAAGGCGGCCCCCGAAACCGTGTCCAAGCCGGTGCTAGGCAAGGCAACGCCGAAGCCCAGCCTCACAGCCAAATCCGACAAGCCCAAGACCGGTGCCGAGGTCACGAGCTCCGGCAAGCCGGCGAAGGCGGGCACCGCTAAAAGCGGAAAGCCCGCAGCAGCAAGCGCTTCCGGGCACGGCAACTCGGCGAAGGACGCCGCCTAA
- the hflX gene encoding GTPase HflX, whose protein sequence is MTRADAPDPSVGELALEDRAALKRVAGLSTELTDITEVEYRQLRLERVVLVGVWTEGSAADSEASLAELAALAETAGSEVLEGLIQRRDKPDPSTYIGSGKAQELREIVIATGADTVICDGELSPAQLNALEKVVKVKVIDRTALILDIFAQHATSREGKAQVAYAQMEYMLPRLRGWGESMSRQAGGRAGGAGGGVGTRGPGETKIETDRRRIRERMSKLRREIKDMKQIRDTQRSRRLHSDTASIAIVGYTNAGKSSLLNALTGAGVLVQNALFATLEPTTRRGEFDDGRPFVLTDTVGFVRHLPTQLVEAFRSTLEEVVDADLLVHVVDGSDSNPLAQIEAVRQVIREVQNDHHAPPAPELLVVNKIDAADDLMLAQLRRALPGAVFVSAHTGEGLPRLRARLGELVEPREITVDVTIPYDRGDLVARLHSDGHVDAVEHTEAGTRLKARVPAALAAGLREFSS, encoded by the coding sequence ATGACAAGAGCTGACGCCCCCGACCCCAGCGTCGGCGAACTCGCGCTGGAAGACCGCGCCGCCCTCAAGCGGGTGGCCGGGCTCTCCACCGAACTCACCGACATCACCGAGGTCGAGTACCGCCAGCTGCGGCTGGAACGGGTCGTCCTGGTGGGGGTGTGGACCGAGGGCAGCGCCGCCGACTCCGAGGCCAGCCTCGCCGAACTGGCTGCGCTGGCCGAAACCGCCGGTTCCGAGGTGCTCGAAGGGCTGATCCAGCGCCGAGACAAGCCCGACCCCTCCACCTATATCGGCTCCGGCAAGGCGCAGGAACTCCGCGAGATCGTCATCGCGACCGGCGCCGACACCGTGATCTGCGACGGCGAGCTCAGCCCCGCCCAGCTCAACGCGCTGGAAAAGGTGGTCAAGGTCAAGGTGATCGACCGGACCGCCCTGATCCTGGACATCTTCGCCCAGCACGCCACCAGCCGGGAGGGTAAGGCGCAGGTAGCGTACGCGCAGATGGAGTACATGCTGCCGCGGCTGCGCGGCTGGGGTGAATCGATGTCGCGGCAGGCCGGTGGCCGGGCCGGTGGTGCGGGCGGTGGCGTGGGTACCCGCGGCCCCGGTGAGACCAAGATCGAAACCGACCGACGCCGCATCCGCGAACGGATGTCCAAGCTGCGCCGCGAGATCAAGGACATGAAACAGATCCGCGACACGCAGCGCAGCCGGCGGCTGCACAGCGACACCGCGTCGATCGCGATCGTCGGCTACACCAACGCCGGGAAGTCCAGTCTGCTCAATGCGCTCACAGGTGCCGGTGTGCTGGTGCAGAACGCACTGTTCGCCACCCTCGAACCCACCACTCGGCGGGGCGAATTCGACGACGGGCGGCCGTTCGTACTGACCGACACCGTCGGATTCGTCCGGCACCTGCCCACCCAGCTGGTCGAGGCGTTCCGCTCCACCCTGGAAGAAGTTGTCGACGCCGACCTGCTGGTGCATGTGGTCGACGGGTCCGACAGCAACCCACTCGCGCAGATCGAGGCTGTTCGTCAGGTCATCCGCGAAGTGCAGAACGACCACCACGCACCGCCGGCCCCGGAGTTGTTGGTGGTCAACAAGATCGATGCGGCCGACGACCTGATGCTGGCTCAGTTGCGTCGCGCTCTGCCCGGTGCGGTCTTCGTCTCGGCGCACACCGGCGAGGGATTGCCGCGGCTGCGGGCCCGATTGGGTGAGCTCGTCGAACCGCGCGAGATCACCGTCGACGTGACGATCCCGTACGACCGGGGCGACCTGGTCGCGCGGTTGCACAGCGACGGGCACGTCGATGCCGTCGAGCACACCGAAGCGGGCACCCGCCTGAAAGCCCGGGTGCCCGCCGCGCTGGCTGCAGGCCTGCGCGAATTCAGCAGTTAG
- the dapF gene encoding diaminopimelate epimerase gives MIFSKGHGTENDFVLLPDLPAQLELAPAAVAALCDRRRGLGADGVLRVTTAGAVVEAGVLDRLPEGVDSGDWYMDYRNADGSIAQMCGNGVRVFAHYLRASGLEQRDEFVVGTLAGPRPVVVHHADALAAEVTVDMGKVNLLGSGTATVGGRHFTGVGVDVGNPHLACLDPDLTEKALAELDVAAPVLFDRGQFPDGVNVEVLTIARDGAVSMRVHERGVGETRSCGTGTVAAAVAALAHLNLSTGTLRVRIPGGEVTVEVSHTSSSLRGPSVLVAHGELADDWWAAQL, from the coding sequence ATGATCTTCTCGAAGGGGCACGGCACCGAGAACGACTTCGTGCTGCTGCCCGACCTGCCCGCGCAGCTGGAGTTGGCGCCCGCCGCCGTGGCCGCGCTGTGCGACCGGCGCCGGGGCCTTGGCGCCGACGGCGTGCTGCGGGTCACCACCGCCGGAGCGGTCGTCGAAGCCGGCGTGCTGGACCGGCTGCCCGAAGGCGTGGACAGCGGCGACTGGTACATGGACTACCGCAATGCCGACGGCTCGATCGCCCAGATGTGCGGCAACGGGGTCCGGGTCTTCGCGCACTACCTGCGGGCCAGCGGCCTGGAGCAGCGCGACGAGTTCGTGGTCGGCACCCTGGCCGGACCGCGCCCGGTGGTCGTGCACCACGCCGACGCTCTGGCAGCCGAGGTCACCGTCGACATGGGCAAGGTCAACCTGCTCGGCAGCGGGACAGCCACCGTCGGCGGCAGGCACTTCACCGGCGTCGGTGTCGACGTCGGGAACCCGCACCTGGCCTGCCTGGATCCGGATCTCACCGAAAAAGCGCTGGCCGAACTCGACGTCGCCGCGCCGGTGCTCTTCGACCGCGGCCAGTTCCCGGACGGTGTGAACGTCGAGGTGCTGACAATCGCCCGCGATGGCGCAGTCAGCATGCGGGTACACGAACGGGGTGTCGGTGAAACACGCTCCTGTGGAACCGGAACTGTCGCCGCTGCGGTCGCGGCCCTGGCTCACCTCAACCTGTCCACCGGCACGCTGCGCGTCCGCATTCCCGGCGGCGAGGTCACCGTCGAGGTCAGCCACACCTCCAGCTCGCTGCGGGGCCCTTCGGTCCTCGTCGCGCACGGCGAACTCGCCGACGACTGGTGGGCGGCCCAACTCTGA
- the miaA gene encoding tRNA (adenosine(37)-N6)-dimethylallyltransferase MiaA, with translation MTRPIAVIGPTGTGKSALALDVAERLGGEIVNADAMQQYRGMDIGTAKLTVAERRGIPHHQLDVLDVTQTATVARYQEAAAADVETIASRGVPPVIVGGSMLYIQSLLDDWAFPATDPEVRARWERRLAEIGVAALHAELGRRDPAAAESILATDGRRIVRALEVVELTGQPFAASAPQIGAPRWDTVIIGLDWDTSILDERLARRTDLMFEAGLVGEVRALLDAGLRQGVTAARALGYAQVLAALDAGAGDQDLAQARELTFIGTRRYVRRQRSWFRRDHRIRWLDGAAPDLADEVVARWRDVS, from the coding sequence ATGACCCGGCCGATCGCCGTGATCGGGCCGACGGGCACCGGGAAGTCGGCGCTGGCCCTCGACGTCGCCGAACGCCTCGGCGGCGAAATCGTCAACGCCGACGCCATGCAGCAGTACCGCGGCATGGACATCGGCACCGCCAAGCTCACCGTCGCCGAACGACGCGGCATCCCGCACCACCAGCTCGACGTCCTCGACGTGACGCAGACCGCGACCGTGGCGCGCTACCAGGAGGCCGCCGCCGCCGACGTCGAGACGATCGCGTCGCGCGGAGTGCCGCCCGTGATCGTGGGCGGCTCGATGCTCTACATCCAGTCGCTGCTCGACGACTGGGCGTTCCCGGCCACCGATCCCGAGGTGCGGGCCCGGTGGGAACGCCGGCTCGCCGAGATCGGGGTGGCCGCCCTACACGCCGAGTTGGGCCGCCGCGATCCGGCCGCGGCCGAGTCGATCCTGGCCACCGACGGCCGCCGGATCGTGCGCGCGCTGGAGGTGGTCGAACTGACCGGCCAGCCGTTCGCGGCGTCGGCACCCCAGATCGGCGCGCCGCGCTGGGACACGGTCATCATCGGATTGGACTGGGACACAAGCATTCTCGACGAGCGTCTGGCGCGTCGCACCGACCTCATGTTCGAGGCCGGCCTGGTCGGTGAGGTGCGCGCACTGCTCGACGCCGGGCTTCGGCAGGGCGTGACCGCCGCGCGGGCACTCGGCTACGCCCAGGTGCTCGCCGCGCTGGACGCCGGCGCCGGAGATCAGGATCTGGCCCAGGCGCGCGAGCTGACCTTCATCGGCACCCGGCGTTATGTGCGCCGGCAGCGGTCGTGGTTTCGCCGCGACCATCGCATCCGCTGGCTCGACGGTGCCGCCCCCGACCTTGCCGACGAGGTGGTCGCCCGGTGGCGGGACGTATCCTGA
- a CDS encoding DMT family transporter, producing MHRSDIATLFALGAALLIAIGDVIQQRSAHDVTDEQVGPIALFLQLLRDKTWWLGSLVAAGGFALQAAALGFGSVLLVQALIVTSLLFALPLSARFAGRRITRYQWIWAVLLAAAVAVIVTVGDPSKGQARAGFEMWSWVAATLGPVLLLCLLGARLFRGKPVAAVLLGLVAGSLWGLFAVLMKGVVDELDHGIVAVLKLPELYVWAVVAIAATAIQQSSFRAGSMAASLPAVTVSEPLVASVLGVAILGEMLRPGRSGWALLVIAVVVMIAATVELARTEAAPMPDPAEPVVG from the coding sequence CATCGCCACCCTGTTCGCCCTAGGGGCCGCGCTGCTGATCGCGATCGGCGACGTCATCCAGCAACGTTCCGCCCACGACGTCACCGACGAACAGGTCGGTCCCATCGCCCTGTTCCTGCAGTTGCTCAGGGACAAGACCTGGTGGCTGGGCAGCCTGGTGGCTGCCGGCGGATTCGCGTTGCAGGCTGCCGCACTGGGATTCGGCTCGGTCCTGCTGGTGCAGGCCCTGATCGTGACGTCCCTGCTGTTCGCGCTGCCGTTGAGCGCGCGCTTCGCGGGCCGTCGGATCACTCGCTACCAGTGGATCTGGGCTGTGCTGCTGGCCGCGGCCGTTGCCGTGATCGTCACGGTCGGCGACCCGTCCAAGGGGCAGGCGCGGGCCGGGTTCGAGATGTGGAGCTGGGTGGCGGCCACGCTCGGTCCGGTTTTGCTGCTATGCCTGCTGGGGGCGCGCCTCTTTCGGGGCAAACCGGTGGCGGCGGTATTGCTGGGGCTGGTGGCGGGCTCGTTGTGGGGGTTGTTCGCCGTGCTGATGAAGGGCGTGGTCGACGAACTCGATCACGGGATCGTGGCGGTGCTCAAGCTTCCCGAGCTCTACGTGTGGGCGGTGGTGGCCATCGCGGCGACGGCGATTCAGCAATCGTCGTTCCGGGCCGGGTCGATGGCAGCCTCGCTCCCCGCGGTCACGGTGAGCGAACCATTGGTCGCCTCGGTTCTCGGCGTCGCCATCCTCGGGGAGATGTTGCGCCCCGGCCGGTCCGGCTGGGCGCTTCTGGTGATCGCCGTCGTGGTGATGATCGCGGCCACGGTGGAGTTGGCCCGCACCGAGGCCGCGCCGATGCCGGATCCCGCCGAGCCGGTGGTCGGCTGA